Proteins encoded in a region of the Ralstonia pseudosolanacearum genome:
- a CDS encoding DUF262 domain-containing protein, with protein MEQNEQMTLIDAFAAEQKDEAEAQIALRQKETDFDIREYPVEVIVKKFTDKIEGDKAEIFVPDYQRELVWSDVQQSRFIESILLNLPIPYLYVADITSGEDAGRLEIVDGSQRIRTLVRFMGNELKLDRLEILDKLIGFRFKDLPLPRQLRFGRKTLRMIELIEVDEEARRQLFDRLNSGGSKLEDMEKRMGSRDGEFLTFIRGLSEVQEFKDLCPISDARVKRREYPELVLRFFAYRDQYENFDRRVDEFLDNYLDDKNQNGFDSAAFESSFMGMLSFVRQHFPFHFRKNANNSSVPRIRFEAIAIGVALALAENPNIQPGNMDWLESEMFRHLTRSDASNSRPRVINRIHFVRDSLLGRDIEWANGVEPTV; from the coding sequence ATGGAACAGAATGAGCAGATGACTCTCATCGATGCGTTTGCCGCAGAACAAAAAGATGAGGCAGAGGCGCAGATTGCTCTGCGTCAAAAAGAAACTGACTTTGACATTCGGGAGTACCCCGTAGAAGTCATTGTCAAAAAATTCACTGACAAGATAGAAGGCGACAAAGCTGAAATATTTGTCCCTGATTACCAGCGCGAACTGGTATGGAGTGATGTTCAGCAGTCTCGTTTCATTGAGTCCATTTTGTTAAATTTACCGATCCCATATTTGTACGTGGCGGACATAACCTCAGGGGAGGATGCTGGTCGACTTGAAATAGTCGACGGTTCTCAGCGAATCAGAACACTAGTTAGATTTATGGGCAATGAGTTGAAGCTAGATCGGCTTGAAATATTGGACAAGCTGATCGGATTTCGCTTCAAAGATCTTCCTCTGCCCAGGCAGCTTCGCTTTGGGCGCAAAACTCTTCGCATGATAGAGCTCATTGAGGTTGATGAGGAAGCAAGGCGACAGCTTTTTGATCGGCTGAATAGTGGCGGGTCAAAATTGGAAGACATGGAAAAACGAATGGGATCTCGCGATGGTGAATTCCTGACGTTTATCCGTGGCTTGTCCGAGGTTCAGGAATTCAAAGACCTATGCCCGATTAGCGATGCCCGCGTAAAGCGCAGGGAATATCCGGAGCTTGTGCTGAGATTTTTCGCCTACCGAGATCAATATGAGAATTTTGATCGTCGTGTAGATGAGTTCCTGGATAACTACCTTGATGACAAGAATCAAAATGGCTTTGATAGCGCTGCCTTCGAGAGCAGCTTCATGGGGATGCTTTCATTCGTTCGGCAGCACTTTCCGTTTCATTTCCGAAAGAATGCAAACAACTCCTCAGTGCCTCGAATAAGGTTTGAGGCTATCGCTATTGGTGTTGCGCTCGCCCTCGCTGAGAATCCGAACATCCAGCCCGGCAACATGGATTGGCTCGAAAGCGAAATGTTCCGCCATTTGACAAGATCCGATGCCAGCAACTCCCGTCCTCGGGTAATCAATCGAATTCATTTCGTCAGAGATAGCTTGCTTGGCCGAGACATTGAGTGGGCCAACGGGGTTGAGCCAACAGTATGA
- a CDS encoding GNAT family N-acetyltransferase: MQVFEDETVFRPASLWDIPSIYRLAQLGSVAGVYADTYLDGVGHVLLLKQLFVAYLSVWLSSAHIGNGLSPLSVLEHHGEFVGFAWVQQAIGSGTLHVNIAMLSIAPDYFGMGCGRALLNNIVQRLPKGAVLQAECTRYADRMKALLRRSGFVRRRQSLVRPNLLGLDVYEKTVE, translated from the coding sequence ATGCAAGTTTTCGAAGACGAAACAGTCTTCCGCCCCGCCAGCCTGTGGGATATCCCATCGATTTATCGGCTGGCCCAGTTGGGTAGTGTCGCCGGAGTCTATGCGGACACGTACCTCGACGGCGTCGGCCACGTTTTACTGCTCAAGCAATTATTTGTCGCGTATCTGTCGGTCTGGCTTTCCAGCGCGCACATCGGCAACGGCCTGTCACCGCTCTCCGTGCTGGAGCACCATGGTGAATTTGTCGGCTTTGCGTGGGTGCAGCAAGCCATCGGCAGCGGCACGCTTCACGTGAACATCGCGATGCTCTCGATCGCACCGGACTATTTCGGCATGGGGTGTGGTCGAGCATTGCTGAACAATATCGTTCAACGTCTGCCCAAAGGCGCCGTTTTGCAAGCCGAGTGCACACGGTATGCCGACCGCATGAAGGCCCTGTTGCGTCGATCCGGGTTCGTGCGTCGGCGGCAAAGTCTGGTCAGACCGAACCTCCTCGGCCTCGACGTGTACGAGAAAACCGTCGAATGA
- the drmB gene encoding DUF1998 domain-containing protein — protein MIINNKTPVGEVRPSQLLWTYGPGALIDLPSLSVVTLGIDRWEKDRCQPIQEARLLAAVRKVLGAQVENLRMPPFQKSELVDVWSAEANIGVPVRPFPRWMRCVKCGLLSPFDAGLFEIKENRFRPERTRFVHKGCRGSKGDQPAKDADAVPARFLLACRDGHLDDFPWHYFVHGGNSSCKGTLRFFESGASLQTENLWVKCDACGASRSMAHAFGKAGKENLPGCRGRHPHLDHFENECDEEARAVLLGATNSWFPITLSALAIPQTKDPLSQLIQDGWEFFEDLDSEAEVSVTVKTLKKTGALPGIDKYAAALIWSAIEAHRSGGGQEAVGEANIKGPEWDVLTEANPPTDYPHFMSKKVGTPPGLGGHISRVLLLERLREVNALLGFTRVEAPEESGDPNERPQMANLSRSKPDWVPANQVHGEGIFIQFDEAALVKWEALDGVKKVDQMLRGGHKGWRNSRHLDPNEGYPGIRCAMLHTLSHLLIRELALECGYNAASIRERIYADTSGDSPQAGILIYTAAADSDGTLGGLVDLGKPENLGRLLEQALNRSKVCSSDPLCSEHDPAKDRSLHGAACHACSLVAETSCERGNRYLDRSLLIPTLERADAAFFKGF, from the coding sequence ATGATCATCAACAACAAAACTCCAGTCGGCGAAGTACGCCCCAGCCAGTTGCTGTGGACCTATGGGCCCGGTGCGCTGATCGACCTGCCTAGCCTTTCCGTAGTGACGCTCGGCATCGACCGATGGGAAAAAGATCGCTGCCAGCCGATTCAAGAGGCACGACTGCTTGCTGCCGTTCGGAAAGTGCTGGGGGCACAGGTTGAGAACCTGCGGATGCCGCCGTTTCAGAAAAGCGAACTCGTCGACGTCTGGTCGGCTGAGGCCAATATCGGCGTTCCTGTTCGGCCGTTTCCACGCTGGATGCGCTGCGTGAAGTGCGGCCTGCTGTCGCCCTTTGACGCTGGTCTGTTCGAGATCAAGGAGAACCGATTCAGGCCGGAACGAACACGCTTCGTCCACAAAGGCTGCCGTGGCTCCAAAGGCGACCAACCTGCCAAGGATGCGGATGCCGTCCCCGCACGTTTTCTGCTGGCCTGCCGAGATGGACATCTCGACGACTTCCCTTGGCACTACTTCGTCCATGGTGGCAACAGCTCGTGCAAGGGCACGTTGCGCTTCTTCGAGAGCGGCGCGTCGCTGCAAACCGAAAACCTGTGGGTGAAGTGTGATGCCTGTGGGGCCTCCCGAAGCATGGCGCACGCCTTTGGAAAAGCCGGAAAAGAGAATCTGCCGGGTTGCCGAGGGCGTCACCCACACTTGGATCACTTCGAGAATGAATGTGATGAAGAAGCTCGCGCAGTTCTGCTGGGGGCCACGAATAGCTGGTTCCCCATCACGCTCTCGGCGCTTGCGATTCCTCAGACCAAAGACCCGCTCAGTCAGCTGATCCAGGATGGCTGGGAGTTTTTCGAAGATCTCGATTCCGAAGCCGAGGTGTCGGTGACGGTGAAGACCCTGAAAAAAACCGGGGCTCTGCCAGGAATCGACAAGTATGCGGCGGCCTTGATCTGGTCGGCCATCGAAGCGCATCGTTCCGGCGGCGGGCAGGAAGCCGTGGGTGAAGCTAACATCAAGGGGCCCGAGTGGGATGTGCTTACAGAGGCTAACCCACCCACGGACTACCCGCACTTCATGAGTAAGAAGGTCGGCACGCCGCCAGGGTTGGGAGGTCATATCAGTCGAGTCTTGCTTCTCGAGCGCTTGCGCGAGGTGAATGCGCTGCTGGGTTTCACGCGGGTCGAGGCACCCGAAGAGTCCGGCGACCCCAATGAGCGGCCACAGATGGCCAACCTGTCACGCAGCAAGCCAGATTGGGTGCCTGCCAACCAAGTTCACGGTGAAGGGATCTTCATCCAGTTCGATGAGGCCGCGCTCGTCAAGTGGGAGGCTCTGGATGGTGTGAAGAAGGTCGACCAGATGCTCCGTGGTGGTCATAAGGGATGGCGCAATTCGCGGCATCTCGACCCGAACGAGGGCTACCCCGGCATTCGTTGTGCGATGCTGCACACGCTCTCTCATCTACTGATTCGTGAGTTGGCCCTGGAATGCGGATACAACGCCGCGAGCATTCGTGAACGCATCTATGCCGACACATCAGGCGATAGCCCGCAGGCAGGCATTCTCATCTACACGGCAGCCGCCGATTCGGATGGAACGCTGGGCGGTCTCGTCGATCTCGGCAAGCCTGAAAACCTTGGCCGCTTGCTGGAGCAAGCGCTGAATCGCTCGAAGGTCTGCTCCTCTGATCCACTCTGTTCGGAACACGATCCAGCGAAGGATCGCTCCCTGCATGGAGCTGCCTGCCATGCGTGCAGTCTGGTGGCGGAGACTTCTTGTGAGCGAGGCAATCGCTATCTGGATCGATCGCTGCTCATACCAACACTCGAACGCGCCGACGCTGCTTTCTTCAAGGGCTTCTGA
- the drmA gene encoding DISARM system helicase DrmA produces MMDLMQNRNPNAWIAINHGLAADLTLAPYALQLKGERSLYQNIADGDWVLILNTAGHITRVGRVLRIRSDLETTSIYFDRMLLANPPVPIGLTSLTLPSSSSIGRIQWTDFLESLPKALHKTIAEVPTIKGQAYIRELLQLAVMDDLLGPAGGPRERIVDMGVRDRYLVGKLAPREAAQGGIEGLDGPLANDDTEEPTEAKVPGRHEPGAEFGTATGRVEPESDSADEIDAASNQSLVPSSLGMTFCVDGDADRIEIEARWGRYERSDEHEIFRTRKNKETGAEVQTKAKVWQRIPCGGKIVLPLTEGVIPHQAPDNESPEVRVQGSVRAKNANGDRLVTLFLVNAQKEPDTNRDTAWVFQPELIVRSEKDAAKRAIFRRRSVLDADGMDPEREALEMIYRSRVEFAVGHGVAVHAEIADDVTLATEVRTTVMPQYEVQVTETPGLDPSDRPAMREMVSSGLLDMQRLATLDIDPLVDALNMLTKDYAAWINEQRARVGAEVTGYDTQSHQAMDRCQEIHTRLQQGIDTLKGDEKALAAFRFANRAMATQRVRSQYALAMRRGEDVALDKFDVLKNRSWRPFQLAFLLLSIPSLADPSHPDRVQPAEAYADLLWFPTGGGKTEAYLGVAAFTMAIRRMQGNLGSYDSSRGLAVIMRYTLRLLTLQQFQRATALICAMEVLRREALDKGDKSLGAEPFTIGLWVGNKVTPGTTEDSHRAIEDVRNPGKYNAGAASPAQLTSCPWCGSEVAPGRDVEVDKGAGRTFVYCGDKKGRCDFSKGKSSKQPHPGIPVLVVDEEIYRRPPTMMIATVDKFAMMAWRGQVRTLFGRVGQECERHGLLWQGADCNGNHQAGKGFPSSKVKTITPIRPPDLIIQDEFHLISGPLGTMVGLYETAVDELCGWTLDGKTVKPKIIASTATVRKAKEQVNNVFMRRVSVFPPHGLDVEDNFFSVQRPIEEKPGRRYLGVCSPGSSRPAMLIRVYTAFLTAAQELFDHFGEPADPYMTMVGYFNSLRELGGMKRLAEDDVQTRSYRVQMSMVERPALAQRSISNIRELTSRVSSQDIPKYLDNLEVKFKSEFDTATGKYVTRWQEGDTRAIDVVLATNMLSVGVDVNRLGLMAVNGQPKGTAEYIQATSRVGRSFPGLVCTVLTWARPRDLSHYETFEHYHATFYKHVEAQSVTPFSPRAMDRGLTGSLLSLMRLENDEFSPNEGAGQLNMSNQAEIVDAIKVLATRAGNVAEDNARKQLAETELKERADEWAKEVSKGGRILAYEKRGPQKDKTVALIKSPGLQAWDNWTVPMSMREVEPGVRLIMNTSHITDDHDWKPRPARKDED; encoded by the coding sequence ATGATGGACTTGATGCAGAACAGAAATCCGAACGCATGGATCGCAATCAATCATGGCCTTGCTGCCGATCTCACGCTTGCACCCTATGCGTTGCAGCTGAAAGGTGAGCGTTCGCTGTATCAAAACATCGCGGATGGCGATTGGGTTTTGATCCTGAACACCGCTGGTCACATCACGCGAGTCGGACGAGTGCTGAGGATTCGTTCCGACCTGGAGACCACCTCGATCTACTTCGACCGCATGCTGTTGGCCAATCCACCGGTTCCGATTGGCCTTACGTCCCTCACCCTGCCTTCGTCCAGCAGCATTGGCCGTATTCAATGGACGGACTTCCTTGAGTCGCTCCCCAAGGCATTGCATAAGACCATCGCCGAAGTGCCGACCATCAAGGGTCAGGCCTATATCCGCGAGCTGCTGCAACTGGCCGTGATGGACGACCTGCTCGGCCCTGCTGGCGGCCCCCGTGAACGCATCGTCGACATGGGTGTGCGGGATCGCTACCTGGTGGGCAAACTGGCCCCGCGCGAGGCGGCACAGGGCGGCATTGAGGGGTTGGACGGGCCACTGGCCAATGACGACACGGAAGAGCCCACAGAGGCCAAGGTTCCCGGACGGCACGAGCCGGGTGCAGAGTTTGGAACCGCCACCGGGCGTGTGGAGCCGGAGTCGGATTCGGCTGACGAAATCGACGCCGCCAGCAACCAGTCGCTGGTGCCCAGCAGCCTCGGCATGACCTTCTGCGTGGATGGCGACGCCGACCGGATTGAGATCGAAGCGCGCTGGGGTCGCTATGAGCGCAGTGATGAGCACGAAATATTCCGCACCCGCAAGAACAAGGAAACCGGTGCGGAAGTGCAGACCAAGGCTAAGGTCTGGCAGCGCATTCCTTGTGGTGGCAAGATCGTGCTGCCGCTGACCGAAGGCGTGATTCCGCATCAGGCACCCGACAACGAGTCTCCCGAAGTGCGCGTGCAGGGTTCCGTTCGGGCCAAGAATGCCAATGGTGATCGGCTAGTCACTCTGTTCCTGGTGAATGCGCAGAAGGAGCCGGACACCAACCGCGATACGGCGTGGGTGTTCCAGCCCGAACTCATCGTTCGTTCGGAGAAGGATGCCGCCAAGCGCGCCATCTTCCGGCGCAGATCGGTGTTGGACGCAGACGGCATGGACCCGGAGCGTGAAGCACTGGAGATGATCTACCGTAGCCGCGTCGAATTTGCCGTGGGCCATGGCGTTGCCGTCCATGCCGAAATCGCAGACGACGTGACGCTGGCCACCGAGGTACGTACCACCGTCATGCCGCAGTACGAGGTGCAGGTCACGGAAACGCCGGGCCTTGATCCTTCCGATCGCCCGGCGATGCGTGAGATGGTCAGCAGCGGCCTGCTCGATATGCAGCGACTTGCGACCTTGGATATCGACCCATTGGTCGATGCCTTGAACATGCTGACCAAGGACTACGCCGCTTGGATTAATGAACAGCGCGCTCGCGTCGGTGCCGAAGTGACCGGTTACGACACGCAGTCGCATCAAGCGATGGATCGTTGCCAGGAGATCCACACACGCCTGCAACAGGGCATCGACACGCTGAAAGGCGATGAGAAGGCGCTAGCGGCATTCCGGTTCGCGAACCGTGCGATGGCGACACAACGCGTGCGTAGTCAGTACGCACTGGCCATGCGCCGGGGCGAGGATGTCGCCCTCGACAAGTTCGATGTACTGAAGAACCGCAGCTGGCGTCCATTCCAGTTGGCGTTTCTGCTGCTCTCGATTCCGTCGCTCGCAGACCCGAGTCACCCGGATCGCGTCCAGCCCGCCGAAGCCTATGCCGATCTGCTGTGGTTCCCCACCGGCGGCGGCAAGACCGAAGCTTATTTGGGCGTGGCGGCCTTCACCATGGCCATTCGGCGCATGCAGGGTAATCTCGGCAGCTACGATAGCTCGCGCGGTTTGGCCGTGATCATGCGCTACACCCTGCGCCTGCTGACGCTGCAGCAGTTCCAGCGCGCCACGGCGTTGATTTGCGCGATGGAGGTGTTGCGGCGTGAGGCACTGGACAAGGGCGACAAATCCCTCGGTGCGGAACCTTTCACCATCGGCCTTTGGGTTGGCAACAAGGTAACACCGGGCACGACCGAGGACAGCCACCGCGCCATTGAGGACGTTCGCAATCCGGGCAAATACAACGCGGGCGCGGCATCACCTGCGCAGCTGACGAGTTGCCCGTGGTGCGGCTCGGAAGTGGCCCCTGGGCGCGACGTCGAGGTCGATAAGGGCGCTGGCCGCACATTCGTCTATTGCGGCGACAAGAAAGGTCGCTGCGACTTCTCCAAGGGCAAATCCAGCAAACAGCCGCACCCCGGGATTCCGGTGTTGGTCGTAGACGAAGAGATCTACCGCCGCCCACCCACGATGATGATTGCGACGGTGGACAAGTTCGCCATGATGGCGTGGCGTGGTCAGGTGCGCACGCTGTTTGGCCGCGTGGGACAGGAATGCGAGCGCCACGGCCTGCTTTGGCAAGGTGCCGATTGCAATGGCAATCACCAAGCGGGCAAGGGCTTTCCTTCCTCGAAGGTGAAGACCATCACCCCGATCCGTCCGCCTGACTTGATCATTCAGGACGAGTTCCACCTGATCAGCGGGCCACTGGGCACCATGGTGGGCTTGTATGAGACCGCCGTCGATGAACTGTGCGGCTGGACGCTCGATGGCAAGACGGTTAAGCCAAAGATCATCGCCTCAACGGCAACAGTGCGCAAAGCCAAGGAGCAAGTGAACAACGTCTTCATGCGCCGAGTTTCGGTGTTTCCGCCGCATGGACTGGACGTGGAAGACAACTTCTTCTCCGTGCAACGCCCGATCGAAGAAAAGCCAGGACGGCGCTACCTCGGCGTGTGCTCCCCCGGCAGTTCACGCCCCGCAATGCTGATCCGCGTCTACACCGCGTTTCTGACGGCGGCACAAGAACTGTTCGATCACTTTGGCGAGCCCGCTGACCCGTACATGACCATGGTCGGCTACTTCAACTCCCTGCGTGAGTTGGGCGGGATGAAGCGGCTGGCAGAGGACGATGTGCAGACACGTTCCTACCGTGTGCAAATGAGCATGGTGGAGCGGCCCGCACTGGCGCAACGCAGCATCAGCAATATTCGCGAGTTGACATCGCGGGTGTCGAGTCAGGATATTCCTAAGTACCTCGACAACTTGGAGGTCAAGTTCAAGTCCGAGTTCGACACCGCTACTGGCAAGTACGTGACCCGCTGGCAGGAAGGTGATACGCGCGCCATTGATGTGGTGCTGGCGACGAACATGCTGTCAGTGGGTGTCGACGTGAATCGACTCGGCCTGATGGCTGTTAACGGGCAACCCAAGGGAACCGCCGAGTACATTCAGGCCACCAGTCGTGTCGGGCGATCCTTCCCGGGCTTGGTCTGCACGGTGCTGACTTGGGCCAGACCGCGCGACTTGTCGCATTACGAAACCTTCGAGCATTACCACGCCACGTTTTACAAACACGTCGAGGCGCAATCGGTAACGCCATTCTCGCCACGCGCGATGGATCGTGGTCTGACGGGATCGTTGCTGAGCCTGATGCGTCTGGAGAACGACGAATTCAGCCCGAACGAAGGTGCTGGCCAATTGAACATGTCCAATCAAGCCGAGATCGTCGATGCCATCAAGGTGTTGGCGACTCGCGCAGGCAATGTCGCCGAAGACAACGCGCGTAAGCAGTTGGCTGAGACTGAGCTGAAAGAGCGCGCCGACGAATGGGCAAAAGAAGTCAGCAAGGGCGGACGGATTTTGGCGTATGAGAAGCGCGGCCCCCAGAAAGACAAGACCGTGGCATTGATCAAGTCGCCAGGACTTCAAGCCTGGGACAACTGGACCGTACCGATGTCGATGCGGGAGGTGGAGCCTGGCGTGCGTTTGATCATGAACACGAGCCATATCACGGACGATCACGACTGGAAGCCTCGTCCTGCAAGGAAGGATGAGGATTGA
- the drmC gene encoding DISARM system phospholipase D-like protein DrmC → MDELLDAIAALVSLVSPEKVQAVATRVRRTEASKAAAALSSVVGTPVASTVVEQLAAAWQNTKVASDELALMLLAASHVYTKAASEQSTELVWTGPTTPFVSARRTEQALLQVINSAEQSLFITSFVAYDVSTIVKALNAANDRGVDISMLLELSQEHGGSITFDAIGKMRTLVPAARRYAWRDKADPFSDGRVHAKVAVADGRTCFITSANLTGHAMEKNMEAGVLIAGGSIPKLLEDHLHSLIDTKVISLV, encoded by the coding sequence ATGGATGAACTCTTGGATGCCATTGCAGCCTTGGTCTCTCTGGTTTCGCCTGAAAAGGTGCAGGCCGTTGCCACCCGCGTTCGTCGAACCGAAGCCAGCAAGGCTGCGGCGGCATTGTCGAGCGTGGTTGGAACCCCTGTGGCCAGCACCGTGGTCGAGCAACTCGCGGCCGCGTGGCAAAACACCAAGGTCGCTTCAGACGAACTGGCATTGATGCTTCTCGCTGCCAGCCACGTCTACACCAAAGCCGCTTCTGAGCAATCCACCGAACTCGTGTGGACTGGGCCGACAACGCCTTTCGTATCAGCGCGTCGAACAGAGCAAGCGCTTCTGCAGGTCATCAATTCCGCTGAACAGTCACTGTTCATTACCAGCTTCGTGGCCTACGACGTGTCGACCATCGTCAAGGCACTTAACGCGGCAAATGATCGCGGCGTGGACATCTCAATGCTGCTCGAATTGTCCCAGGAACACGGCGGCAGCATCACCTTCGATGCGATAGGCAAGATGAGGACGCTGGTCCCCGCCGCCAGACGCTATGCCTGGCGCGACAAGGCCGATCCGTTTTCCGACGGCCGCGTCCACGCGAAAGTCGCCGTGGCAGACGGCAGGACGTGTTTCATCACCAGCGCGAACCTCACCGGGCACGCCATGGAGAAGAACATGGAGGCCGGCGTGCTCATTGCTGGGGGCAGCATTCCGAAACTGCTTGAAGACCACCTGCACTCCTTGATCGACACAAAAGTGATCTCCCTCGTATGA
- a CDS encoding tyrosine-type recombinase/integrase, with amino-acid sequence MAKVNFTAARVDAHQCPPGKAQAFLWDSASPGLGLRATASGAKSYIFQGKIHGQTVRLTIGDPRSWTISKAQEEARRLQTLIDAGHDPREVKAEQRASHEARRATAIRESVTVAEAWADYLDVLRTKISPKTKKPRSPGYINDHLKLAAPGGELTKRGGKQTERGPLYPLMALKLSSLTAKAVGVWLESEVPARPTSAAYGFRMLKAFAKWCEGEDKYAGIIPSDCCTSPKVTGALPGVSTKEGDSLQREQLAAWFSAVRALHNPVQSTYLQGLLITGARREELAALRWEDVDFQWRSLQIADKIESGRVIPLTPYLASLLLDLKRLNETPPSRRRLRSLEERGQKWAPSPWVFHSLNSEKGRIAEPRYAHNQAIGAAGLPHVTLHGLRRSFGTLSEWCEVPVGVVAQIQGHKPSALAEKHYRRRPLDMLRMWHDKIEAWMLEQARIRFHQASKASEEAQFQARPSQ; translated from the coding sequence ATGGCCAAGGTCAACTTCACCGCCGCGCGCGTAGATGCGCATCAATGTCCCCCGGGCAAAGCACAAGCCTTCCTCTGGGATTCAGCGTCGCCCGGCCTAGGACTACGCGCCACCGCAAGCGGAGCAAAGTCCTACATCTTCCAGGGCAAAATTCACGGGCAGACAGTCCGCCTGACCATTGGCGACCCGCGTAGCTGGACCATCAGCAAGGCCCAGGAAGAAGCACGCCGACTGCAGACACTCATTGACGCTGGCCACGACCCGCGGGAAGTGAAGGCGGAACAGCGCGCCAGTCATGAGGCCAGGCGAGCAACGGCGATCCGGGAAAGCGTGACCGTCGCCGAAGCGTGGGCAGACTACCTCGATGTCCTGCGCACCAAAATCTCGCCGAAAACGAAGAAACCGAGATCCCCCGGCTATATCAACGACCACCTCAAACTCGCTGCACCGGGGGGCGAATTGACCAAACGGGGCGGCAAGCAAACAGAGCGTGGACCACTTTACCCGCTGATGGCCCTGAAACTGTCCAGCCTTACGGCTAAAGCGGTCGGTGTATGGCTTGAATCCGAGGTGCCGGCTCGCCCGACCAGCGCGGCCTACGGCTTCCGCATGCTCAAGGCGTTCGCGAAGTGGTGCGAAGGCGAGGACAAGTACGCAGGCATCATTCCATCGGATTGCTGCACGTCCCCCAAAGTCACCGGGGCCTTGCCAGGCGTCAGCACCAAGGAAGGCGACAGCCTGCAAAGAGAGCAACTCGCGGCATGGTTCTCCGCCGTCCGCGCATTGCACAATCCCGTGCAATCTACATACCTGCAAGGCTTGCTCATCACGGGTGCGCGTCGAGAAGAGCTCGCTGCCCTGCGTTGGGAAGATGTCGATTTCCAGTGGCGAAGTCTCCAAATCGCAGACAAGATCGAATCCGGTCGTGTGATTCCCCTCACGCCCTATCTGGCCTCCCTATTGTTGGATCTGAAGCGCCTCAATGAAACGCCGCCGAGCAGGCGTCGCCTGCGCAGCCTGGAAGAACGCGGACAGAAATGGGCGCCTTCACCCTGGGTGTTTCACAGCCTCAATTCGGAGAAGGGGCGGATTGCCGAGCCGCGCTACGCTCACAACCAGGCTATCGGAGCGGCCGGTCTGCCTCATGTAACGCTACATGGCCTGCGCCGGTCCTTCGGCACGCTATCTGAATGGTGCGAGGTTCCCGTTGGCGTCGTGGCACAGATTCAAGGACACAAGCCGTCGGCGCTGGCTGAAAAGCACTACCGGCGCCGACCACTCGACATGCTACGGATGTGGCACGACAAGATCGAGGCATGGATGCTGGAGCAGGCGCGAATTAGGTTTCATCAGGCGTCGAAGGCGTCCGAAGAAGCACAATTTCAAGCAAGGCCATCCCAGTGA
- a CDS encoding MAE_28990/MAE_18760 family HEPN-like nuclease — MTISIPAMVGAEETYNSRCREIERFFEMLKFMRDNRDSKLCGGESLDAATSNTYVVGRELEKTLRASAYLMLYNLVEATMTNAIDAIHQHISDEQVGFDELKEDVRKIAIKGLRKAVSSETPPELLDAAMPISSALVWLGFDKKDLFSGNLDGRLIKDKAKEYGFQLADHDKAASRDGVRLLNVKTKRNELAHGGISFEDCGQDTSVDELVAIFDELKVFIKAVLDGVSDYLSTRSYLHVVNVNPATA, encoded by the coding sequence ATGACGATATCAATTCCAGCCATGGTTGGCGCTGAGGAAACATATAACTCACGCTGCCGTGAGATAGAACGTTTCTTTGAAATGCTGAAGTTCATGAGAGACAACAGGGACTCAAAGCTGTGTGGCGGCGAGTCGTTGGATGCGGCAACTTCGAACACTTATGTTGTCGGCAGGGAGCTTGAGAAAACACTGAGAGCATCTGCCTATTTAATGCTTTACAACTTGGTGGAAGCCACAATGACAAATGCGATAGATGCCATACATCAACACATCTCGGATGAGCAGGTCGGCTTTGATGAACTCAAAGAGGATGTAAGAAAAATTGCCATCAAAGGCCTTCGCAAAGCAGTGTCATCAGAAACCCCACCCGAATTGCTTGATGCAGCCATGCCGATATCCAGTGCGCTGGTTTGGCTTGGCTTCGATAAAAAAGACCTGTTTTCCGGCAATCTGGATGGCCGCCTGATCAAAGACAAGGCAAAAGAATACGGATTCCAGCTTGCCGATCATGACAAAGCAGCTTCGCGCGATGGTGTCAGGCTTCTCAACGTCAAGACAAAACGAAATGAATTGGCCCACGGCGGCATTTCATTTGAGGATTGCGGCCAAGACACTTCCGTAGATGAGCTTGTTGCGATTTTTGATGAACTCAAGGTATTCATTAAAGCTGTATTGGATGGCGTCTCAGACTATTTGTCGACCAGAAGTTATTTGCATGTCGTAAATGTTAATCCCGCCACGGCATAA